The Mycobacterium avium subsp. avium genomic sequence TAAGACCGACGGGAATCAGCTCGCCGCGGCGGCGAAGCTGTTCGCGCAGGTGACATATTGCGGCGCGCAACATCGTCCAATCCTAGAAGAGCCCCGCCGGCCGCCACATCATCCCGCGGTCGGCACCCGGCTCCGCCCGTGGTAGGAGGCAAAGACTGAACTTCGGCACGACGCGCGAGGGCTTGCACTTTCCTAGCGTCGAGTCATGACATGGGCACTGCTGCACGACCGGATGGCCTTCATGGCCGAAGTGATCAAGACCGCCGAGACCGACCCGTCCGCGGCGCTCGCGTTGATCGACAACTCCCCCAGGGTGCCCGAGCTGTTCGGCGACGCAGAGGGATTGATGTTGTCGCTCGGCCAGCGCTGGATCACCACGCTGGTGGCCAAGCTCGACCAGGCGGCCCACGAGGGCACGTCGGCCGAACAGGTGCGGGCCGATCTCGAGGCCGCCTCGCCCGGGCTGCACGCGCTGGTGACCATCGGCGCGCGTCGCTCACTGCGGATGCGGTCGATGGCGCGCGGTGAGCACGCCGCCGTCAGCCTGTTCGGCGGGCCCTCGGGCGATCGGCAGACCGTTGCCTGACCGGCCGGGCATCCTCGGGCGGCTGACCGGCCGGTACGCGCTGCTGGTGGTGGGGCTGTGGGTGCTGGCCGCGGCCGTCGCCAATGTGGCTGTGCCGCAACTGGAACGGGTGGTCGACAGCCACGCCCGGTCCTTCATGCCGCCCAGCGCCCCGAGCGCGGTGGCCGCCGCCCGGGCCGCCCAGTTGTTCGACCAGACGCCGAGCAACAACTTCGTTTACGTTGTGCTGGAACGCAATCAGCGGCTGGGCGCCGGCGATCGACAGTTCTACGACGCGTTGACGGCGGCGCTGGGCTCCGACCACCGGCACGTGTACGCGGTGACCGACCTGTGGTCACAGCCCGCCACCGCGGCCGGCGCCCAGAGCACCGACGGCCAGGCCGTCAGCGTGATGGTCCGGCTGGCCGGCATGCTCGGCACCGCCCAGGCCCGCGATTCGGTGAACGCGGTCCGCGCCACCGCCCAGAAGCTCAGCCCGCCGGCCGGCCTGCAGGTCCATGTCACGGGCCCCGGCGCCACCATCGTCGACGAATTCTCCGCGATCGACCGGCAGATGCTGGGGATCACCGCCGCCACCATCGGCCTGATCCTGCTGTTGCTGCTGGTGGTGTACCGGTCGCCGGTCGCCGCGGCGATCCCGCTGATCTCGGTGGGGCTCGCCCTCGCGCTGGCCCGCGCCGTCGTCGCCGCCCTCGGGCAGGCCAATGTGGTTGAGGTGTCGCTGTTTTCGGTTGCGCTGATGGCCGCCATGACACTGGGCGCCGGCACCGATTACGCGATCTTCCTGGTGGGCCGCTACCACGAAGCGCGTCGCGGCGGCGTCGCGCCGGCCCAGGCGCTGACCGTGGCCTACCGTTCCATCGCGCCCGTGGTGATCGGGTCGGCGCTGACCGTGTCGGTGGCATTGGCCTGCCTGGTTTTCGCCCACGTGGGATCGTTCCGCAGCGCCGGATTACCTTGTGCCATCGGCATTCTGGCCACCATGGTGGCGGCGCTGACGTTGACTCCCGCGCTGATGAGCCTGGCGGTGCGGCGCGGATACCTGGAACCGCGGCCGTCGCGCACCGCGCGGCGCTGGCGCCGGGTGGGCACCACCGTGGCGCGCTGGCCCGGTCCGATCCTGGTCGCCGCGTTGGGGTTGACCCTGCTGGTCGCCCTGCCGCTGGCCGGCATGCGGATCGGCTTCAACGAGCCCGCCGCCACGCCGTCGTCCACCGACTCCAACCGCGGATACGCAAGCGCCGGCCGGCATTTCCCGGAGAACGCGTTGCTGCCCGACGTCATCGCCATTCGGGCCGACCACGACCTGCGCAACCCGGCGGGCTTGATCGCCATCGAACGGATCACGCGGCACATCATGGCCGTTCCCGGCGTGCGTGCCGTGCAATCCGCCAGCCGCCCGGACGGCAAGGTGCCCGAACAGGCGACGTTGAGCTATCAGGCCGGGGTGCTGGGCCGCCAGTTCGGCGACACCGTGGATTCGCTGACCCAGCGCCTGGCGCGGGTCTCCGAGCTGGACGGCGCGCTGGCGCAGACCCAGCACGCGGTGGATGGCCTCGGCAACGGATTGCGCGGCGGCAGCGCGGGTTTGGCCGACATGTCGGGCGCGGCCGACGACATGCGGGCCGGGATGGACGGCCTGCAGCGCAACGTCACCACGGTGTCGGGCTACCTCGACCCGCTGCGCGACTTCGTCGGGCGGACCCCCGACTGCGCCGCCAACCCGATCTGCTCGACGGTGGACCGGGTGCTGGCGCCGGTCGACAGCCTGGTGCAGACGTCGGCGCAACTCGGCTCCGGAGCCGCCAAACTGACCACCGGCTCCAACACCGCCGCCACCGCGATGGCCGGGCTGCCGCAGAACGTCGACGCGATGAAAAGCGCCCTGGTGCAGGCGCGTTCGGCGACGCGCGATCTGCTGGGACTGTCCGACACGCTGGGGCCGCAGATGCACCAGCTGACCGACTACCTCAACGAGATCAGCACCCAGTTCCAGGGCAGTGCCGCCGCGGATTTCTACCTGCCGCAGCGCGCGCTCACCGATCCGCGCTACACCGCCGTGCTGAACCACCTGATCTCGCAAAACGGCCGCGCCGCTTACCTGTTGGTGTACGGCGACGGCGCGGAGTGGGGCGCCGACGGTGCCGGGCGGGCCGAGCAGGTGCGCGCGGCCATCAAGGAGGCCACCAAGGAAGGCACCCTGACCCCCGTGGAGGTCGACCTCGCCGGGGTCGGCCCGGTCACCGCCGACCTGCAGCGCTTCGTGGCCGACGACACCCGGCTGCTGGTGGGCGCCGCGCTGGTGCTGAACTTCCTGATCGTCACCGCGATGCTGCGCAGCCCCGTGGCGGGCCTGGTGGTGGTCGGGACCGTCGTCACGTCATACGCCTCGGCGATCGGTGCCAGCGTGCTGATCTGGCAGCACCTGCTGCATCAGGAGCTGCACTGGGCGGTCGCCCCGATCGCGTTCATCGCGTTGATCGCCGTCGGCGCGGACTACAACCTGCTGCTGGCGTTGCGCATCAAACAGGAAGCGGCGGCGGGACTTCGGACCGGGATCATCCGCGCCTTCGGCGGCACCGGTGGGGTGGTCACCGTCGCCGGCATCATCTTCGGGCTGACCATGCTGGCGCTGCTGACCAGCAGCGTGCTCAGCATCGCCCAGATCGGCACCACCATCGCCGTCGGTCTGCTGCTGGACACTCTGGTGGTGCGGGCGTTCATCGTGCCGTCCATCGTGGCGCTGTTGGGCCGCTGGTTCTGGTGGCCCAGTCCCCTGCCCCGCCGCGGCGTCGCCCGCGTCGTGAAAACGGTTGAGCCGCAACCGCTCAGCGTCGCTACTGCGGTGTGATGACCGTGGACGGCAGCCCGACCAGCACGCCCTCGACGTCGCCGTCGGCGCTGAGCAGCAGGCCACGTCCCGGCGGCAGCGCCTGGGCGCGGACGTTGCGGTTGATCCGGTTCTGCGGGTCGTTATCCATATACAGCTGGGCGACTTTCGCGGAGTTCTGGAACCTGATCCACGGATCCATCTGCAGGGTGGCCCAGTTCGCGCTGTTGCGGGTGGTGAACACGTGCAGGCCGATCTGGCGGGCCCGCTCCATCAGCTTCCACAACGCCGCGCCCACCGGCGGCTTGGGGGGGTAGCTCTGATCGGGCCGCAGGTCGCCGATGTCGTCGATGAGCACGAAATGCCGTGGGCCTTCCCACGGTTTGAGGGCGCGCAGCTCCTCCTGGCTCAGGCCCTTGGGCGGCAGCCGGGGCAGCAGGATCTGTTGGGCCAGTGCGGTGATCACCTCGTCGATCTCGTCCTGGTCGTAGGCGTAGGCGCGCACATAACCCGGGCCGTGCAGATCGCGCAGCCCGTGCGGAGCGGTCTTGGGGTCGATCAGCGTCAGCTGCGCTTCCTCGGGGCTGAACCGGCTCATGATCGCTTCCCCGATTGCCACCAGCGACAAGGTCTTTCCGCAGCCTTGGCGCCCCAGGATCATCAGCCCGGGGCTTTCCCGGAGGTTGATGGGCACCGGGCCCAGCTCGTGCCGCTCGCCGATGGCGAACGCGATCGACAGATCGTCCCCGCTCGGGTGGGCGGCCTGGTACTCCAGGATCGTCTTGAGTTCCACCCGCTGCGGCAGCCGCTGCAGGGTGGCGTGCTTGGTGACGCCCGCGACGTCGGCGATGCGGGCACCCACGTCGACGATGCTGACCATCTGGCCGGTCGCGGGGTCGGTCAGCGCCGGCACCCCCACCCGCAGCTCGTGCAGGCTGTCGGTCAGCCCGAATCCGGGCCGGTTCAGCGTGCGCCGGGCCGCGTCGCGTGACTCCAGCGACGAGTGCCCCATCTGGCTTTCGCTCGGATCGGCCAGCCGCAATTGGATTCGCGCCGTGGCGTTTTGCAGCAGGCTCTGCCGCTGCCCGTGGATCCAACCGCCCGCGCTGCACATCACGTGGACCCCGTACTCGGGGCCGCGGCTACTCAACGAGATGATGCGGTCACCCAGCACGGTGTCCTTGGAGTACAGGTCGTCGTAGTCGTCGACCACCACGAACACATCCCCGAACGGGTCGTTGGCGTCGGTGCCGCCCAGCCCGTCACTGCCCGGACCGAAGCGGCGCTCCCGGAACCCGTCGAGGTCGATCTTGAGTTGCCGGAACGAATTCTCGCGGGCGTCGATCAGCGCGTCCATGCTGCTCAAGATCCGCTCGATGCCCTCGGCGTCCTTCGGGGACACGATGTCGGTGACGTGCGGCAGCGAGGCGGCCTGGGCCAGCGTCGCCCCGCCGATGCAGAAGAACGTCACCCGCGCCGGGCTGTACATCGTTGCGGCCGAGCACATCAGCGTCATCAGCGTGGTGGTCTTGCCGCGCTGCTTGGCGCCGACCACGATCACGTTGCTGCGCAGCGCGTCGACGGCGTGGACCACCTGCTTGGACTCCTCGGGGATGTCCATGACACCGACCGGGAACATCAGGCCCGGGTTCTGCCCATAGTCGACGTGCCAGGGCTTGCCCCGGTACCCGGCGACCAGGACATCGATGGGTTCGGAATCCTCCAGCGGCTCCAGCCAGGGCCGCCGCGGCGAGCGGTGCGGCACGTTCTGCAGCGACTCGCGCAGCACGTCCACGATCTTCTTGCGCTTGAAACCGTCTTCGTAGTAAAGGAATTCGTCCGGCTCGGCGTCGACGGCGGCGGCCTGCTCCAGCGCGGTCGCATCGGCGGCGTCCAGCGGCTGGTACTGCCAGTTGTACAGCCACGGCTTGGTCAACGTCATGTCGACGGTGGCGGCGACCTCCTTGGTCTTGGGAACCACGAACGGCGCGGACAGGTAGAAGCACCGGAACGGCTCCAGGTCGCGCGGCCCCACCTTCAGCAGACCGAAGCCGTTCTCCTTCGACGGCAGGTGGTAGGCGGCGTCCGAGCCGATCACCTCGCGGCTGTCGTCCCCGGATTCGGCGCGCAGCGCGATGCGGAATGCGATGTTGGACTTGACCTTTTGCAGCGAGGACAGGTCCAGGCGCTGGCCTCCGAGCATGAAGAAGACGTTGGCGCCGCGGCCCTCCTGACCGATGTGGATGATGAGGTTGATCCACTTCTCGTGGTTGGCGAACAGTTCCAGGTACTCGTCGACGATCACCAGCAGGACCGGCACCGGGGGCAGATCGCGCCCGGCGAGCCGGATCTCCTCGTAGTCGTTGGCGTCACGTGCACCCACCGAGGTGAACAGCTCGTACCGCTGTTTGATCTCGCCGTCGATGACCCGGCGCATCCGCTCGGCCAGGTGCCGTTCGTCCTTGCCCAGGTTGGACAGCGCGGCCACGACGTGCGGGATGCCCAGGATGTCCTGGGCCGCCGACTCGAACTTCATGTCGACGAAGATGACGTTGAACGTCTCCGGCGAGTGCGTCAGCGCGATGCCGTAGACCAGGGACAGGAAGAACTCCGACTTGCCCGAGCCGCTGGTGCCGATCACCACCGAGTGGAAACCGAAGCCGCCGAAGTCTTTTGCCCGGATGATGATGTTCTGCAGCTCGCCGTTGGGTTTCGCCCCCACCGGGACCTCGCACCAGCGTTCGTCGCCGCGGCCCCGCCGCTCGGCCCACAACCGGTCGACGTCCAACTCCCGGGGGTCGCTGATGCCCAGCGCCCGCAGCAGTTCGGTGGCGCCGCTGACCGAGTCGTCGATCTCGCTGCGGCTGGTCGGCGACCACCGCGCCATCGCCCGCGCGTACCGGTAGGCGCGGTGGATGGACAGCTGGTCGGCGTGGGCGAAGAACTTGTTGCGCACCCGCAGCAGCGGGGCCGGCCGGCCGTCCTCGCCGTCGGCGTCCGAGCCGTTGCGGCGCAACGCGATTTCGCCGTTGGTCGAGCCGTTGGGTGAGCTGTGCCGCTCGCTGAGCTCGAACACCTGGTCCTTGGCGAAGCCGACTCCGGTACCCACCCGAGATGCGATGCGCAGCAGCGTGATTCCCGCCTTGCCTACCTGGCCGACCACGCTCTCCCAGGCATCGGGGCTGCCGGTGTTGTCGTCGACGATCACCAGGTGCGGGCCGAGATCGACGGTGTCGGTGGCGGTTTCCAGCGCCGAGCCCATGGCGGTGGGGCTGGCCGCCGCCAGCGGTGTCCAGGGACCGCGTTTGCCTTTCATGTGCAGCTCGGCGCCCAGGGTGGCCTCGAGTTCCTCCGGGGTGGCGAAGACCAGCCGCCGCCACCCGCAGGCGTCGAACAGCTCGTCGTGCAGGTTGTGCGGCAGCCACACGATCCACGACCACACCTCGGGATTGCGGGTCACCACCAGCAGCTTGACGTCGCGCGGGTTGTGGAACACCGCCAGCGAGCACAGCACCGAACGCATCAGCGACCGCAGCCGGTCCAGGTCCTCGCCGACGAAGCTGAATCCGGGCGCCGAGCGCAGGTTCACCACCTTGGCGATGTCGCGAATCTTGCGCTGCTCCAAGATGAAATCGCGCAGGGCCTGCCCGGTGACCGGCTCGAGCTCCTCGTCGGAGGCGATGTCGGGCCAGGTCACCGACAGCACCGAGTCCGGCGCATGCTGGACGCCGGTGCCCAGGCGCACCTCCAGGAAGTCCTCGTCGCCCCGGCCGCGTTCCCACATGCGCGGGCCGCCGATGATGGCGCCCAGGCCGCGCGGGTCGGAGTGAACCGAGTTCTGCCATTCGCGTTGCGCGCACACCGCGCTCTGGATTTCGTCGCGGTTGCTGTCCAGGTCCCGGAGATAGCGGCGGCGGCCCTTTTCCATTTCGCCCCAGGTGATCTTGCGGGCCCGCCCGAAGCGACCGGAGAACGCGAGCATGCTGAAGGCGCCGATGCCCATCAACGGGAAGAAACCGGTGGACAGGCTGCGCACGCCGGAGACGTACAGCATGACGATGGTGCCGATCAGCGCGACGATCAGGGCCGGCACCCCGATCATCACCCAGATGTTGCGCGGTTCGCGTTCCGGCAGGGCGATGGGGGCGGCGGGTGCCACCCGAACCGGTTTCGGTGGCTCGATCTTGACGCGGTTGATGGGGAACGCTTTCTTGGACATTCTCTAGCCTCCCGGCTTCGCCGATGTGGTCACCACAGCCACCTTGCCCAGCGCGGGCACCGTGTCGCGCGCCAAAAGCGCTGCCTCCCTTGACAGCGCGGGGCCGGCGGCGAAGGTTCGCAGCAGCGGCCAGGGCGCTTGCACCGCCGAGCCCGGATCGAGCCCGAGGGCGCGCAATGTCGATTCGTCGTTGGCGATCCCGAACCGGACGCCGTTGTCGGACACCCAGAACAGCGATTCCCGGGAATCGGAGGTGACCACGCCGCTGGTCGACGTCACGAAGTTCGCCGCGCCCGGCAGCACCAGCACCTGGTTGGCGACCACCGAGGCCGGGTCGCGGTCGTCGCGCACCAGATGCACGATCCGGTTGTCCAGGTACGACGGCGTCGGCAGCCCGCGGCCGTTGTACACGACGACCCGCGCCTGCGGATCCGTCGAGCCCTTCTCCCACCCGACGCAGGTGGTCGGATTAGCCGCGGTGTCAATGAAATTCAGCCGCTTGGTCGGGTAGTAGTCCACCGCCAGCGAGGTCACCTCGGGAATGTTGACCAGCACGTCGGGGGTGACCACCCGCGGCGCCGTCGACCC encodes the following:
- a CDS encoding RND family transporter, with translation MPDRPGILGRLTGRYALLVVGLWVLAAAVANVAVPQLERVVDSHARSFMPPSAPSAVAAARAAQLFDQTPSNNFVYVVLERNQRLGAGDRQFYDALTAALGSDHRHVYAVTDLWSQPATAAGAQSTDGQAVSVMVRLAGMLGTAQARDSVNAVRATAQKLSPPAGLQVHVTGPGATIVDEFSAIDRQMLGITAATIGLILLLLLVVYRSPVAAAIPLISVGLALALARAVVAALGQANVVEVSLFSVALMAAMTLGAGTDYAIFLVGRYHEARRGGVAPAQALTVAYRSIAPVVIGSALTVSVALACLVFAHVGSFRSAGLPCAIGILATMVAALTLTPALMSLAVRRGYLEPRPSRTARRWRRVGTTVARWPGPILVAALGLTLLVALPLAGMRIGFNEPAATPSSTDSNRGYASAGRHFPENALLPDVIAIRADHDLRNPAGLIAIERITRHIMAVPGVRAVQSASRPDGKVPEQATLSYQAGVLGRQFGDTVDSLTQRLARVSELDGALAQTQHAVDGLGNGLRGGSAGLADMSGAADDMRAGMDGLQRNVTTVSGYLDPLRDFVGRTPDCAANPICSTVDRVLAPVDSLVQTSAQLGSGAAKLTTGSNTAATAMAGLPQNVDAMKSALVQARSATRDLLGLSDTLGPQMHQLTDYLNEISTQFQGSAAADFYLPQRALTDPRYTAVLNHLISQNGRAAYLLVYGDGAEWGADGAGRAEQVRAAIKEATKEGTLTPVEVDLAGVGPVTADLQRFVADDTRLLVGAALVLNFLIVTAMLRSPVAGLVVVGTVVTSYASAIGASVLIWQHLLHQELHWAVAPIAFIALIAVGADYNLLLALRIKQEAAAGLRTGIIRAFGGTGGVVTVAGIIFGLTMLALLTSSVLSIAQIGTTIAVGLLLDTLVVRAFIVPSIVALLGRWFWWPSPLPRRGVARVVKTVEPQPLSVATAV
- a CDS encoding type VII secretion protein EccC is translated as MSKKAFPINRVKIEPPKPVRVAPAAPIALPEREPRNIWVMIGVPALIVALIGTIVMLYVSGVRSLSTGFFPLMGIGAFSMLAFSGRFGRARKITWGEMEKGRRRYLRDLDSNRDEIQSAVCAQREWQNSVHSDPRGLGAIIGGPRMWERGRGDEDFLEVRLGTGVQHAPDSVLSVTWPDIASDEELEPVTGQALRDFILEQRKIRDIAKVVNLRSAPGFSFVGEDLDRLRSLMRSVLCSLAVFHNPRDVKLLVVTRNPEVWSWIVWLPHNLHDELFDACGWRRLVFATPEELEATLGAELHMKGKRGPWTPLAAASPTAMGSALETATDTVDLGPHLVIVDDNTGSPDAWESVVGQVGKAGITLLRIASRVGTGVGFAKDQVFELSERHSSPNGSTNGEIALRRNGSDADGEDGRPAPLLRVRNKFFAHADQLSIHRAYRYARAMARWSPTSRSEIDDSVSGATELLRALGISDPRELDVDRLWAERRGRGDERWCEVPVGAKPNGELQNIIIRAKDFGGFGFHSVVIGTSGSGKSEFFLSLVYGIALTHSPETFNVIFVDMKFESAAQDILGIPHVVAALSNLGKDERHLAERMRRVIDGEIKQRYELFTSVGARDANDYEEIRLAGRDLPPVPVLLVIVDEYLELFANHEKWINLIIHIGQEGRGANVFFMLGGQRLDLSSLQKVKSNIAFRIALRAESGDDSREVIGSDAAYHLPSKENGFGLLKVGPRDLEPFRCFYLSAPFVVPKTKEVAATVDMTLTKPWLYNWQYQPLDAADATALEQAAAVDAEPDEFLYYEDGFKRKKIVDVLRESLQNVPHRSPRRPWLEPLEDSEPIDVLVAGYRGKPWHVDYGQNPGLMFPVGVMDIPEESKQVVHAVDALRSNVIVVGAKQRGKTTTLMTLMCSAATMYSPARVTFFCIGGATLAQAASLPHVTDIVSPKDAEGIERILSSMDALIDARENSFRQLKIDLDGFRERRFGPGSDGLGGTDANDPFGDVFVVVDDYDDLYSKDTVLGDRIISLSSRGPEYGVHVMCSAGGWIHGQRQSLLQNATARIQLRLADPSESQMGHSSLESRDAARRTLNRPGFGLTDSLHELRVGVPALTDPATGQMVSIVDVGARIADVAGVTKHATLQRLPQRVELKTILEYQAAHPSGDDLSIAFAIGERHELGPVPINLRESPGLMILGRQGCGKTLSLVAIGEAIMSRFSPEEAQLTLIDPKTAPHGLRDLHGPGYVRAYAYDQDEIDEVITALAQQILLPRLPPKGLSQEELRALKPWEGPRHFVLIDDIGDLRPDQSYPPKPPVGAALWKLMERARQIGLHVFTTRNSANWATLQMDPWIRFQNSAKVAQLYMDNDPQNRINRNVRAQALPPGRGLLLSADGDVEGVLVGLPSTVITPQ